A genomic region of Pseudopipra pipra isolate bDixPip1 chromosome W, bDixPip1.hap1, whole genome shotgun sequence contains the following coding sequences:
- the LOC135404648 gene encoding olfactory receptor 14A16-like has product MCNSSSFNQFLLLAFADRRELQLLHFWLFLAISLAALLANGLILSTVACDHHLHTPMGFFLLNLSLTDLGCICTTVPKAMHNSLQNTTTISYTGCVAQVFLLFFFMSAEFSLLTIMCYDRYVAICKPLHYGTLLGSRACAHMAAAAWATGFLNSLLHTANTFSLPLCQGNALGQFFCELPHILKLSCSHSSIREIRLIVVSCSLAFGCFVFIVFSYVQIFRVVLRIPSQQGRHKAFSMCLPHLAVVSLFTSTGLFTYLKPPSISSPSLDLVLSVLYLVVPPTVNPLIYSLRNQEIKDALRKIITECVSEAISSPSSACYGPH; this is encoded by the coding sequence ATgtgcaacagcagctccttcaatcagttcctcctcctggcattcgcagacaggcgggagctgcagctcctgcacttctggctcttcctggccatctccctggctgccctcctggccaacggcctcatcctcagcactgtagcctgtgaccaccacctgcacacccccatgggcttcttcctgctcaacctctccctcacagacctgggctgcatctgcaccactgtccccaaagccatgcacaattccctccagaacaccacaaccatctcctacacaggatgtgtTGCTCAggtctttttacttttctttttcatgtcagcagagttttccctcctcaccatcatgtgctacgaccgctacgttgccatctgcaaacccctgcactacgggaccctcctgggcagcagagcttgtgcccacatggcagcagctgcctgggccactgggtttctcaattctctgctgcacacagccaatacattttccctgcccctgtgccagggcaatgccctgggtcagttcttctgtgaactcccacacatcctcaagctctcctgctcacactccagCATCAGGGAAATTCGGCTTATTGTGGTTAGTTGCTCTTTagcatttggttgttttgttttcattgttttctcctatgtgcagatttTTAGGGTTGTGTTGAgaatcccctctcagcagggacggcacaaagccttttccatgtgcctccctcacctggccgtggtctctcTGTTTACCAGCACTGGCTTGTTTACttacctgaagcccccctccatctcctccccatccctggatctggtcctgtcagttctgtacttgGTGGTTCCTCCAACAgtgaaccccctcatctacagcctcaggaaccaggagatcaaggatgccctgaggaaaatcaTAACTGAGTGTGTTTCAGAAGCAATAagctctccttcttctgcatgttatggacctcattaa